The following coding sequences are from one Ancylobacter sp. TS-1 window:
- a CDS encoding formyltransferase family protein has protein sequence MRILILSKRDLTATVLLNDLLARLAPLPDCRLRVVLAERTRPVELDVPELARMKHFERDLPFGMLFPKLDGAPGHAGELMTPAQLSAHHGVDLSVARGLDDPAFVAAVEEFVPDLIVSARFSFLIPRHLFDVARHGVVNVHPGSLPDYAGLYPHFFSMLAGEESLGCSLHHIDAGIDSGPLIAEGAVPIRPGRSAFAHNLDSHLLGNRLINELVENLIGGRAVPSVPQGQSKVKSNTYPTPAEFDAFRAAGLSLIKVQEYRELLGRFGISEDLPGVSDDV, from the coding sequence ATGAGGATACTCATCCTCAGCAAGCGCGACCTGACCGCCACCGTGTTGCTGAACGACCTTCTGGCGCGGCTGGCGCCGCTGCCCGACTGCCGGCTGCGGGTGGTGCTGGCCGAGCGCACGCGGCCGGTGGAACTGGACGTGCCGGAACTGGCGCGCATGAAGCATTTCGAGCGCGACCTGCCCTTCGGCATGCTGTTTCCGAAGCTCGACGGCGCGCCGGGGCATGCGGGCGAGCTGATGACGCCCGCGCAGCTTTCGGCGCATCACGGCGTCGACCTGTCGGTGGCGCGCGGTCTCGACGATCCCGCCTTCGTGGCGGCGGTTGAGGAGTTCGTGCCCGACCTCATCGTCTCGGCGCGGTTCAGCTTTCTCATCCCGCGCCATCTCTTCGACGTCGCGCGGCACGGCGTGGTCAATGTGCATCCCGGGAGCCTGCCGGACTATGCCGGGCTCTATCCGCATTTTTTCTCGATGTTGGCCGGCGAGGAATCGCTCGGCTGCTCGCTGCACCACATCGATGCCGGCATCGACAGCGGCCCGCTGATCGCCGAGGGCGCGGTGCCGATCCGCCCGGGCCGCTCGGCCTTCGCCCACAATCTCGACAGCCATCTGCTGGGCAACCGGCTGATTAACGAACTCGTCGAAAACCTGATCGGGGGGCGGGCGGTGCCGTCTGTTCCGCAAGGACAATCCAAGGTAAAGTCGAATACATATCCGACGCCGGCAGAGTTCGACGCGTTCCGAGCCGCCGGTCTGTCGCTTATCAAGGTGCAAGAATACCGGGAACTTCTCGGCCGCTTCGGAATTTCCGAAGATCTTCCGGGAGTTTCCGATGACGTGTGA
- a CDS encoding ABC transporter substrate-binding protein — MSGRGTSRLCTAGLRLVLALALLALAAGGVSAQETRREPFKVMMVLWRGCEDACRGFQDYLSFRGVPVQYLIRQAGTLNLKFPDLVAEARALKVDLVVTWGTTATLGMVGEYDNADPARYLHDIPVLFMIVTDPVAARVVESLDRPGRNVTGTLVIVPEETQLRAIRSYLPFRRVGIAYNEDEVNAVSSVQRVRALADEMGFEVVARPVPRDAAGKPIAASLPEVVQQLADAKVDLIYIGSSSFILNNRGIFTRAAVERGLPVAAAGEVPVVEADALLGLVSRYYTVGQLTGTRAEQILVEGRKPQDIPVEALSRFSLIVNMEVAHKLNLYPPLLMLNAIEAIKTGKPPADAAAAGAAP, encoded by the coding sequence ATGAGCGGACGGGGCACCTCGCGCCTATGCACGGCCGGCCTGAGGCTCGTCCTCGCGCTCGCCCTTCTGGCGCTCGCGGCCGGCGGCGTGAGCGCGCAGGAGACCCGGCGCGAGCCCTTCAAGGTGATGATGGTGCTGTGGCGCGGCTGCGAGGATGCCTGCCGGGGCTTTCAGGACTACCTGTCGTTCCGTGGCGTGCCGGTGCAGTACCTGATCCGTCAGGCCGGCACGCTGAACCTCAAGTTCCCGGACCTCGTGGCGGAGGCGCGGGCGCTCAAGGTCGACCTAGTCGTCACCTGGGGCACGACCGCGACGCTCGGCATGGTCGGCGAGTACGACAATGCCGATCCGGCCCGCTACCTCCACGACATCCCGGTCCTGTTCATGATCGTCACCGACCCGGTCGCGGCGCGCGTGGTGGAGAGCCTCGACCGGCCCGGGCGCAACGTCACCGGCACGCTGGTCATCGTGCCGGAGGAGACCCAGCTGCGGGCGATCCGTTCCTATCTGCCGTTCCGCCGCGTCGGCATCGCCTACAACGAGGACGAGGTGAACGCCGTCTCCTCGGTGCAGAGGGTGCGGGCGCTCGCCGACGAGATGGGCTTCGAGGTGGTGGCGCGGCCGGTGCCCCGGGACGCCGCCGGCAAGCCGATCGCCGCCAGCCTGCCCGAGGTGGTGCAGCAGCTCGCCGACGCGAAGGTCGACCTGATCTATATCGGCTCCAGCTCCTTCATCCTCAACAATCGCGGGATATTCACCCGCGCGGCGGTCGAGCGCGGCCTGCCGGTGGCGGCGGCCGGCGAGGTGCCGGTGGTGGAGGCCGACGCGCTGCTCGGACTGGTCAGCCGCTACTACACGGTCGGCCAGCTGACCGGCACGCGCGCCGAGCAGATTCTCGTCGAGGGCCGCAAGCCGCAGGACATTCCGGTCGAGGCGCTCAGCCGCTTCTCGCTGATCGTCAACATGGAGGTCGCCCACAAGCTCAACCTCTACCCGCCGCTGCTGATGCTGAACGCCATCGAGGCGATCAAGACCGGCAAACCGCCGGCGGACGCGGCTGCCGCCGGCGCCGCGCCATGA